A single genomic interval of Dromiciops gliroides isolate mDroGli1 chromosome 1, mDroGli1.pri, whole genome shotgun sequence harbors:
- the GAS1 gene encoding growth arrest-specific protein 1 — MVAGFLGCWGGGGGRWWTVPGTWLCLMALLLLGSPPRGSVLVHGRRLICWQALLQCQGEPECSYAYNQYVEACAPVLLQQGGQDAAAAAAAAAAVAASSFPSSSASFSSRWRCPSHCISALIQLNHTRRGPALEDCDCAQDENCKSTKRAIEPCLPRTSTGGGGTGAGAGGAGGGGAGGGVMGCTEARRRCDRDSRCNLALNRYLTYCGKLFNGLRCTDECRAVIEDMLAVPKAALLNDCVCDGLERPICESVKENMARLCFGAELGNSPGSSGSDGGLDDYYDEDYDDEQPGQRGGGGLGTAGDSQYEEDGVPHPPRPGGGAAAAAAAAGGGRGELPYGDTRRNGGSRLTPKGVCTLLVSILLLLLLVRPLL, encoded by the coding sequence ATGGTGGCAGGTTTTCTGGGCTGctggggcggcggcggcggccggtGGTGGACAGTGCCCGGCACTTGGCTGTGCTTGATGGCGCTGCTGCTCCTGGGCTCCCCTCCGCGGGGCTCCGTGCTGGTGCACGGCCGTAGGCTCATCTGCTGGCAGGCGCTGCTGCAGTGTCAAGGGGAACCCGAGTGCAGCTACGCGTACAACCAGTACGTGGAGGCGTGCGCACCAGTCCTGCTGCAGCAGGGGGGCCAGGACGCTGCAGCCGCGGCCGCTGCAGCAGCCGCGGTGGCcgcctcttctttcccctcctcctctgcctccttctcctcccGCTGGCGGTGCCCGAGCCACTGCATCTCGGCCCTGATTCAGCTCAACCACACCAGGAGGGGCCCAGCATTGGAGGACTGTGACTGCGCGCAGGACGAGAACTGCAAATCTACCAAGCGTGCCATCGAACCCTGCTTGCCTCGGACGAGCACTGGCGGTGGGGGCACCGGCGCGGGTGCGGGGGGTGCAGGCGGGGGAGGTGCCGGGGGCGGCGTGATGGGCTGCACTGAGGCCCGTCGGCGCTGTGACCGCGATAGTCGGTGTAACTTGGCTCTGAACCGCTATCTGACCTACTGCGGGAAGCTTTTCAATGGGCTTCGCTGCACGGATGAGTGCCGCGCGGTGATCGAGGACATGCTGGCGGTGCCCAAGGCTGCTTTACTCAATGACTGCGTTTGCGATGGGCTGGAGCGGCCCATCTGCGAGTCGGTGAAGGAGAACATGGCCCGGCTCTGCTTCGGGGCAGAGCTAGGGAACAGCCCGGGCAGCAGCGGCTCCGACGGCGGCCTGGACGACTACTACGACGAGGATTACGATGACGAGCAGCCCGGGCAGCGGGGCGGTGGAGGGCTCGGAACGGCCGGAGACTCGCAGTACGAGGAGGATGGGGTCCCGCACCCCCCTCGCCCGGGCGGCGGCGCTGCTGCAGCAGCCGCCGCAGCTGGAGGAGGGCGCGGAGAGCTGCCCTACGGGGATACGAGGAGGAACGGCGGCTCCCGCTTGACTCCCAAGGGCGTCTGTACTCTGCTCGTCTCcattttgctgctgctgctgctcgtTCGGCCGCTGTTGTAG